Proteins from a genomic interval of Actinoalloteichus hymeniacidonis:
- a CDS encoding DUF2000 domain-containing protein: MQNRTKIAVVVRDDLAAWQRLNVTAFLVSGIAARFPETIGEDYLDASDVSYLPMFGQPIVVHAAEAEGLRKAREKAVTRELAVAIYPEELFAMSTDAENRAAVRTMPTEKLALAGLAVYGGRNAVDKALKGLPLHG, translated from the coding sequence ATGCAGAACCGAACGAAGATCGCCGTCGTCGTCCGGGACGATCTGGCCGCCTGGCAGCGGCTCAACGTGACCGCATTCCTGGTCAGCGGGATCGCCGCCCGGTTCCCGGAGACCATCGGCGAGGACTATCTCGACGCGTCCGATGTCTCGTACCTACCGATGTTCGGCCAACCGATCGTGGTGCACGCCGCCGAAGCCGAGGGCCTGCGCAAGGCACGGGAGAAGGCGGTGACCCGTGAGTTGGCGGTGGCGATCTACCCCGAGGAGCTGTTCGCCATGTCCACCGACGCCGAGAACCGAGCGGCAGTCCGCACGATGCCCACCGAGAAGCTGGCGTTGGCCGGGCTCGCCGTCTATGGCGGGCGCAACGCCGTCGACAAGGCATTGAAGGGCCTGCCGCTGCATGGCTGA
- a CDS encoding putative quinol monooxygenase — translation MLIISGMLQVAPEDRDAYLARTSEFLVRSRAKPGCVDFVMAADPVEPGRINLLEIWESEEHLAAHQATANPPEPMPAVLNDDVKKYQVGSVGPVFG, via the coding sequence ATGCTGATCATCTCGGGCATGCTGCAGGTCGCACCCGAGGACCGGGACGCATACCTCGCGAGAACCTCGGAGTTCCTCGTCCGCTCCAGAGCAAAGCCGGGCTGCGTCGATTTCGTGATGGCCGCCGATCCCGTCGAGCCCGGACGCATCAATCTTCTTGAGATCTGGGAGTCCGAAGAACACCTTGCCGCACATCAGGCGACCGCCAATCCCCCGGAGCCGATGCCTGCGGTACTCAACGACGACGTGAAGAAGTATCAGGTCGGTTCGGTGGGGCCTGTCTTCGGCTGA
- a CDS encoding MerR family transcriptional regulator, translating to MQIGEVAARTELSLRTIRHYEETGLVVPSARSQGGFRLYTEADVARLMVIRRMKPLGFSLDEMRDLLESTDRLDSGTVSDAEEREILLERIRVYERAAVEQIDKLRIQLSRAEDFAQTLRIRLAGDSADR from the coding sequence ATGCAGATCGGCGAGGTCGCGGCGCGCACCGAGCTGTCGCTGCGCACGATCCGGCACTACGAGGAGACCGGCCTGGTCGTCCCGTCGGCTCGTTCCCAGGGCGGTTTCCGCCTCTACACCGAGGCCGATGTCGCGCGCCTGATGGTGATCCGCCGGATGAAACCGCTGGGCTTCAGCCTCGACGAGATGCGCGACCTGCTGGAGAGCACCGACCGCCTCGACAGCGGCACCGTCTCCGACGCCGAGGAACGCGAGATCCTGCTGGAGCGCATCCGCGTCTATGAACGAGCCGCCGTCGAGCAGATCGACAAACTGCGCATCCAGTTGAGCCGCGCCGAGGACTTCGCCCAGACCTTGCGCATCCGGTTGGCGGGGGATTCCGCCGATCGTTGA
- a CDS encoding AraC family transcriptional regulator, producing the protein MDEVRGATSGEWSRYWRAPDLGVEAIHAHFERHTYHRHTHDAYSFGLTEAGSQAFTCRGAARTSGVGMVMAFNPDEPHDGHAAEAHGFTYRMVYLEPKLIENVIADSGAEQAGLPLFIEPVVHDPLLFRALFRLHRLLDAGSALERGEALDSTVRALVRRASVRPPRVAGEYGGPSGVDRVRQLLHASYAEDLRVEDLAEVAGCSRYALHRGFMRTTGLALGDYQRQLRLRAARRLLAEGTPPAAAATAVGFADQSHLTRWFGRYYGITPAVYRSAAAHG; encoded by the coding sequence ATGGACGAGGTGAGGGGCGCAACGAGCGGTGAGTGGTCCCGGTACTGGCGGGCTCCGGACCTGGGCGTGGAGGCCATACACGCCCACTTCGAACGGCACACCTATCACCGACACACCCACGACGCCTACTCGTTCGGCCTGACCGAGGCCGGCTCCCAGGCGTTCACCTGCCGGGGCGCCGCGCGGACCAGTGGGGTGGGCATGGTGATGGCGTTCAACCCCGATGAGCCGCACGACGGACACGCCGCCGAAGCCCACGGCTTCACCTACCGGATGGTCTATCTCGAACCGAAGCTGATCGAGAACGTGATCGCCGACAGCGGAGCCGAACAGGCAGGGCTGCCGTTGTTCATCGAACCCGTCGTCCACGACCCGTTGCTGTTCCGCGCCCTGTTCCGCCTGCATCGACTGCTGGATGCGGGCAGCGCCTTGGAACGCGGCGAGGCCCTCGACTCGACGGTGCGTGCCCTGGTCCGCCGGGCCTCGGTGCGCCCGCCGCGCGTGGCAGGGGAATACGGCGGACCGTCGGGCGTCGACCGGGTGCGGCAACTGCTGCACGCCTCCTATGCCGAGGATCTGCGGGTCGAGGACCTCGCCGAGGTCGCGGGGTGCAGCCGTTACGCCCTGCACCGAGGGTTCATGCGGACCACCGGTTTGGCGCTGGGCGACTATCAGCGACAGCTGCGGTTGCGCGCGGCCCGCCGACTCCTCGCCGAGGGCACGCCACCCGCAGCGGCTGCCACGGCGGTGGGTTTCGCCGATCAGAGTCACCTGACCCGCTGGTTCGGTCGTTATTACGGCATCACCCCGGCCGTCTACCGTTCCGCCGCCGCGCACGGTTGA
- a CDS encoding SDR family NAD(P)-dependent oxidoreductase translates to MNRLEGKIAVVTGGGTRGIGRATAARFVDEGAHVFITGRRKAELDDAVKVIGRNVTAVPGDITNPDDLDRLYEMVAARGQGLDILFANAAAASLVTLEATTPETLNHIFDVNVTGTVFTVQKSLPLLNEGASVIINASTAADNGMEGFGAYAASKAALRTFVRVWANELVGRGIRVNAISPGPVDTTGINEVVGEENAAAFKAEKGANIAIERMGRPDEIAAAVAFLASSDSSFMLGANLYVDGGENQI, encoded by the coding sequence ATGAACCGGTTGGAAGGCAAGATCGCCGTCGTCACCGGTGGCGGCACGCGGGGAATCGGCCGGGCTACCGCCGCGCGGTTCGTGGATGAGGGCGCACATGTGTTCATCACGGGCAGGCGTAAGGCCGAACTGGACGATGCGGTGAAGGTCATCGGCCGGAACGTGACGGCGGTGCCGGGTGACATCACGAACCCGGACGACCTGGACCGGCTCTATGAGATGGTCGCGGCTCGCGGCCAGGGCCTGGACATTCTGTTCGCCAACGCCGCCGCAGCCTCTCTCGTGACGCTTGAGGCGACTACGCCGGAAACCCTCAACCACATTTTCGACGTCAACGTCACGGGCACCGTCTTCACCGTGCAGAAGTCTCTGCCGCTGCTCAACGAGGGCGCTTCGGTGATCATCAACGCCTCCACGGCCGCCGATAACGGGATGGAGGGATTCGGCGCCTACGCCGCGTCCAAGGCGGCGTTACGGACGTTCGTGCGCGTCTGGGCGAACGAGCTGGTGGGGCGCGGCATCCGCGTGAACGCCATCTCGCCGGGACCGGTCGACACCACGGGCATCAACGAAGTCGTGGGGGAGGAGAACGCAGCGGCCTTCAAGGCGGAAAAGGGAGCCAACATCGCGATCGAGCGGATGGGCCGCCCGGACGAGATCGCGGCTGCGGTGGCCTTCCTCGCCTCGTCCGACAGCAGTTTCATGCTCGGTGCGAACCTGTACGTCGACGGCGGAGAGAACCAGATCTGA
- a CDS encoding SulP family inorganic anion transporter, with the protein MSSPGSAVSPRARLRALAPDWLRDPKVWRTEILGGLVVALALIPEAISFSIIAGVDPAIGLFASFTMAVVISVVGGRRAMISAATGAVALVIAPLNFNHGLGYLVAAVILAGVFQIVFGALGVAKLMRFIPRSVMVGFVNSLAILIFLAQVPEMQDVPWVAYPLLLGGLTMMVLLPKITTVVPAPLVSIVVLTVITLGAGLAVPTVGDKGELPSALPTLGLPDVPFTLDTLTIIAPYAFAMALVGLMESLMTAKLVDDITDTHSSKTRESIGQGIANIVTGFFGGMGGCAMIGQTMINVKVSGARTRLSTFLAGAFLMVLCIVFGPIVSDIPMAALVAVMVMVSFATFDWHSIAPKTLRRMPLGELAVMLITVACVVLTHNLAVGVVAGTITAMVIFANRVAHLAEVTAVVDPDGTTVVYRVTGELFFASSNDLVGQFDYAGDPPNVVIDLGAAHIWDASSVAALDAIETKYAKRGKSVEITGLNPPSARIHGKLTGELSAGH; encoded by the coding sequence GTGTCCTCCCCCGGTTCCGCCGTGTCGCCGCGCGCCCGGCTGCGCGCCCTGGCCCCCGATTGGCTGCGCGACCCCAAGGTCTGGCGCACCGAGATCCTCGGCGGGCTCGTCGTCGCGCTGGCGCTGATCCCCGAGGCCATCTCGTTCTCCATCATCGCCGGAGTCGACCCCGCCATCGGGTTGTTCGCCTCGTTCACCATGGCCGTGGTGATCTCCGTGGTCGGCGGCCGTCGCGCCATGATCTCCGCCGCGACCGGCGCCGTCGCCCTGGTCATCGCCCCGTTGAACTTCAACCACGGCCTGGGCTACCTGGTCGCCGCGGTCATCCTCGCCGGTGTCTTCCAGATCGTCTTCGGCGCGCTCGGCGTGGCCAAGCTGATGCGCTTCATCCCGCGCTCGGTGATGGTCGGCTTCGTCAACTCCCTCGCGATCCTGATCTTCCTGGCCCAGGTGCCGGAGATGCAGGACGTGCCGTGGGTCGCCTACCCGTTGTTGCTCGGCGGGCTGACGATGATGGTGCTGTTGCCGAAGATCACCACCGTGGTGCCCGCGCCACTGGTCTCGATCGTGGTGTTGACCGTCATCACCCTCGGCGCGGGCCTCGCCGTGCCGACGGTCGGCGACAAGGGCGAGCTGCCGTCCGCGCTGCCGACGCTGGGGCTGCCCGACGTTCCCTTCACCCTGGACACCCTGACCATCATCGCGCCCTACGCGTTCGCGATGGCGCTGGTCGGGCTGATGGAATCGTTGATGACCGCCAAGCTGGTCGACGACATCACCGACACCCATTCCTCCAAGACCCGCGAGTCGATCGGCCAGGGCATCGCCAATATCGTCACCGGCTTCTTCGGCGGGATGGGCGGCTGCGCGATGATCGGCCAGACCATGATCAACGTGAAGGTCTCCGGCGCCCGCACCCGGCTGTCGACCTTCCTCGCGGGCGCGTTCCTCATGGTGCTGTGCATCGTGTTCGGGCCGATCGTCTCCGACATTCCGATGGCCGCGCTGGTCGCCGTCATGGTCATGGTGTCCTTCGCGACCTTCGATTGGCACTCGATCGCACCGAAGACTCTGCGCCGAATGCCCCTCGGCGAGCTCGCGGTCATGCTGATCACCGTGGCCTGCGTGGTGCTCACCCACAACCTCGCGGTCGGTGTCGTCGCAGGCACGATCACCGCGATGGTCATCTTCGCCAACCGGGTCGCGCACCTCGCGGAGGTCACCGCCGTCGTCGACCCCGATGGCACGACCGTCGTCTACCGGGTCACCGGCGAACTGTTCTTCGCGTCCTCCAACGACCTAGTCGGCCAGTTCGACTACGCGGGTGACCCGCCGAACGTCGTCATCGACCTCGGCGCGGCGCACATCTGGGATGCGTCCTCGGTCGCCGCGCTCGACGCGATCGAGACGAAGTACGCGAAGCGCGGCAAGAGCGTCGAGATCACCGGGCTCAATCCGCCGAGCGCCCGGATCCACGGAAAACTCACCGGAGAACTCAGCGCGGGACACTGA
- a CDS encoding TetR/AcrR family transcriptional regulator translates to MDKAQIGRPRAFDAEAALEKAVGVFVEHGYEGASLTALTEGMGISRKSMYAAFGNKEELYRKALQRYTEGRGSYICEALEAPTAHEVATLFLTGAVEANTQPGCPSGCLGVQGALAVGETGQAAREASSEWRTRGQEHLRKRFQRAVDDGDLPSEADPTLIARYLVTISNGMAVQATGGASREDLQRVADAALRNWPPR, encoded by the coding sequence GTGGACAAGGCACAGATCGGTCGACCACGGGCGTTCGACGCCGAGGCGGCACTGGAGAAGGCGGTGGGCGTCTTCGTGGAACATGGCTACGAGGGAGCGAGTCTCACCGCTCTGACCGAGGGCATGGGCATCTCTCGCAAGAGCATGTACGCCGCCTTCGGAAACAAAGAGGAGCTCTACCGGAAGGCGCTCCAGCGCTACACGGAGGGTCGCGGCTCCTATATCTGCGAAGCGCTGGAGGCGCCTACCGCGCATGAAGTGGCCACCCTGTTCCTCACCGGGGCGGTCGAAGCCAACACACAACCGGGATGCCCCAGCGGCTGCCTAGGTGTCCAGGGCGCACTCGCCGTCGGCGAGACCGGGCAGGCCGCGCGCGAGGCCTCGTCCGAATGGCGCACCCGGGGCCAAGAGCACCTGCGCAAGCGATTTCAGCGGGCCGTCGACGACGGCGACCTACCCTCCGAAGCCGATCCGACACTCATCGCCCGCTACCTCGTGACGATCTCCAACGGTATGGCCGTGCAGGCGACCGGCGGCGCGAGTCGCGAGGACCTCCAGCGAGTCGCCGACGCCGCCCTCCGAAACTGGCCACCAAGGTGA
- a CDS encoding LamG-like jellyroll fold domain-containing protein, with the protein MDDPRRTDRDPAEAAASPAEATQAAGGPALGRRTLLHAAAAVPVIGAAASLPAVTAPAAHAQDEASTASAGRGADLESTRFVIAVLPDTQYLFDEDSSDPTPLRDAFRHVVDRRREEDIVFLAHLGDVTEHGSQHEIDLAERAFRFLDRKLPYSVLAGNHDVDGSTDDQRGDSPYLAAFGPDRFRRSSTYLGSSPGGYNSAHVLRAGDRDWLLLALDWRISDTGLDWARGVLAEHPTLPTILTTHDLAFASDDGIAQLSEHGRRLWDGLINDHDQIFLTLNGHYWPSGRTVLQNAAGNDVHVHIANYQDMYYGGAATLRYYSFDLVRGVIDVETFSPWLLGIDREDRSPLEAENVERTGEVDRFSVAIDFEKRFAGFSGVTPPAARPADEVVGRGTVAYWRFDESGLGETGADGNAVNEGTVARDLTGNGNDLVATRLHNGPADVLTFSADHHVDQPAHASLRFDGAKDPNRGALLRAVTEAPINSMTFESGYTIELFAKLPDPMVGDHSFMGLLSWEGRAGDAGKTSGWSQDEPTCSLNLSGERFLQYVVYPNDRDADPTSWSHALPMGRWMHLAVVNDGRQTVVYVDGSKIARNPTQRSKGITTLGKPFVIGGTQFAEEYSHGFYGWIGDVRISSRALRTTEFLTTRR; encoded by the coding sequence ATGGACGACCCGCGCCGCACCGACCGCGACCCCGCCGAGGCAGCCGCTTCGCCTGCCGAGGCCACGCAGGCGGCGGGCGGGCCCGCCCTGGGACGTCGGACCCTGTTGCATGCCGCTGCCGCCGTGCCGGTGATCGGCGCCGCCGCGAGCCTGCCCGCCGTCACCGCCCCGGCGGCTCACGCCCAAGACGAGGCATCGACCGCCTCGGCGGGTCGCGGCGCCGATCTGGAGAGCACTCGGTTCGTCATCGCGGTGCTGCCCGACACCCAGTACCTCTTCGATGAGGACAGCTCGGACCCGACGCCGCTGCGGGACGCCTTCCGCCATGTGGTCGACCGGCGCCGCGAGGAGGACATCGTCTTCCTGGCGCACCTCGGCGACGTCACCGAGCACGGCAGCCAACACGAGATCGACCTGGCCGAGCGCGCCTTCCGGTTCCTGGACCGCAAACTGCCCTACAGCGTGCTGGCCGGTAACCACGACGTGGACGGCAGCACCGACGACCAACGCGGCGACAGCCCCTACCTGGCGGCGTTCGGGCCGGACCGCTTCCGCCGCAGCTCGACCTACCTCGGCTCCTCCCCCGGCGGCTACAACAGCGCCCACGTGCTGCGGGCGGGCGACCGGGACTGGTTACTGCTGGCGCTGGACTGGCGGATCTCCGACACCGGTTTGGACTGGGCCCGAGGTGTGCTTGCCGAGCACCCGACGCTGCCCACCATCCTCACCACCCACGATCTCGCCTTCGCCAGCGACGACGGCATCGCGCAGCTGTCCGAGCACGGCAGGCGGCTGTGGGACGGGCTGATCAACGACCACGACCAGATCTTCCTGACCCTCAACGGGCATTACTGGCCGTCGGGTCGCACCGTCCTGCAGAACGCGGCGGGCAACGATGTGCACGTTCACATCGCGAACTACCAGGACATGTACTACGGCGGCGCAGCGACGCTGCGGTACTACTCCTTCGACCTGGTGCGGGGTGTCATCGACGTCGAGACGTTCTCGCCGTGGTTGCTGGGCATCGACCGCGAGGACCGCAGCCCGCTGGAGGCCGAGAACGTCGAGCGCACCGGCGAGGTCGACCGGTTCAGCGTGGCCATCGACTTCGAGAAGCGCTTCGCAGGCTTCTCCGGGGTGACCCCGCCCGCCGCGCGGCCTGCCGACGAGGTGGTGGGCCGGGGCACGGTCGCCTACTGGCGTTTCGACGAGTCCGGTCTTGGCGAGACCGGCGCCGACGGGAACGCCGTCAACGAGGGCACCGTGGCCCGCGACCTCACCGGCAACGGCAACGATCTGGTGGCCACCCGCCTGCACAACGGGCCCGCCGACGTGCTGACCTTCTCCGCCGACCACCACGTCGACCAGCCCGCGCACGCGAGCCTGCGATTCGACGGCGCGAAGGACCCGAACCGGGGTGCCCTGCTGCGGGCCGTGACCGAGGCGCCGATCAACAGCATGACCTTCGAATCGGGCTACACGATCGAACTGTTCGCCAAGCTGCCCGATCCGATGGTGGGCGACCACTCCTTCATGGGACTGCTGAGCTGGGAGGGCCGCGCGGGGGATGCGGGCAAGACCAGCGGTTGGTCGCAGGACGAGCCGACGTGCAGCCTGAACCTGTCCGGGGAGCGGTTCTTGCAGTACGTCGTCTACCCCAACGATCGGGACGCCGACCCGACCTCGTGGAGTCACGCCCTGCCGATGGGGCGGTGGATGCACCTGGCGGTCGTCAACGACGGACGGCAGACCGTGGTCTATGTGGACGGTTCGAAGATCGCCCGCAATCCCACCCAGCGGTCGAAGGGCATCACGACCTTGGGCAAGCCCTTCGTCATCGGCGGCACCCAGTTCGCCGAGGAGTACAGCCACGGTTTCTACGGCTGGATCGGCGATGTCCGGATCTCCTCGCGGGCGTTGCGCACCACCGAGTTCCTGACCACCCGCCGCTAG
- a CDS encoding aminopeptidase P family protein: MARQRVRLSAATGFLDNIKQGWSAQSTQPDLPAGAAAAAAEHRRRLVAELPGRRIAVASGRAPVRANDTYHDFRPDSDFVWLTGCNAEGAVLVITPTADGHDAVLYLAEPAGPELADFFADPHHGALWNGPQPGLAEWSEALGLTCLPLERLADSLRGMTPPTMVVTGVDPLLDAVGDGRGGAGEVRRVCSELRRIKDDWEIGQLREAVDATIGAFGDVAAALPAAIEGGGERWLQGTFDRVARSAGNGPGYATIVASGPNAPVLHWVRCDGPVRPDHLVLLDAGVEVKSCYTADVTRTFPASGTFSAAQRQVYDLVTAAHLAAIEEVRPGRDYLAFHDTALRVLAEGLHDWGLLPVSVDEAMDPNGQQHRRFIVCGIGHYLGIDVHDSPHASAAAYHGGTLEERMVLTVEPGLYFHPNDETVPPELRGIGVRTEDDLLVTSGAPEVLSSELPIHSADIERWVRDHQS, encoded by the coding sequence ATGGCGCGTCAGCGGGTGCGGCTCAGTGCGGCGACGGGTTTCCTCGACAACATCAAGCAGGGATGGTCGGCGCAGTCCACCCAACCCGATCTACCCGCCGGGGCCGCGGCAGCGGCGGCGGAACACCGACGCAGGCTGGTCGCGGAGCTGCCCGGTAGACGGATCGCGGTGGCCTCGGGCCGCGCGCCGGTTCGGGCCAACGACACCTATCACGACTTCCGGCCCGACAGCGACTTCGTCTGGCTGACCGGCTGCAATGCCGAGGGCGCGGTGTTGGTCATCACCCCGACCGCCGATGGCCACGACGCGGTGCTCTACCTGGCGGAACCGGCGGGCCCGGAACTCGCCGACTTCTTCGCCGATCCGCATCACGGCGCGCTATGGAACGGCCCGCAGCCCGGCCTGGCCGAGTGGAGCGAGGCCCTCGGGCTGACCTGCCTGCCGCTGGAGCGGCTTGCCGATTCCTTGCGCGGCATGACCCCGCCCACCATGGTCGTCACCGGGGTCGATCCGCTGCTCGACGCGGTGGGCGACGGCCGGGGCGGCGCGGGCGAGGTCCGGCGGGTCTGCTCGGAGTTGCGCCGGATCAAGGACGATTGGGAGATCGGCCAGCTGCGCGAGGCCGTCGACGCCACCATCGGCGCCTTCGGTGATGTGGCCGCCGCGCTGCCCGCAGCGATCGAGGGCGGCGGCGAACGCTGGTTGCAGGGCACCTTCGACCGGGTGGCGCGCAGCGCGGGCAACGGCCCCGGTTACGCGACGATCGTCGCCTCCGGACCGAACGCCCCGGTGCTGCACTGGGTGCGCTGCGACGGGCCGGTGCGGCCCGATCACCTCGTGTTGCTGGACGCCGGAGTCGAGGTGAAATCCTGCTACACCGCCGACGTGACCAGGACTTTCCCGGCCTCGGGCACTTTCTCCGCCGCACAGCGTCAGGTGTACGACCTGGTGACCGCCGCGCACCTGGCGGCGATCGAGGAGGTCCGGCCCGGCCGGGATTACCTGGCCTTCCACGACACGGCCCTGCGGGTGCTGGCCGAGGGCCTGCACGACTGGGGCCTGCTGCCGGTGTCGGTGGATGAGGCGATGGACCCGAACGGCCAGCAGCATCGGCGGTTCATCGTCTGCGGCATCGGCCACTACCTGGGCATCGACGTGCACGACTCCCCGCATGCCTCGGCGGCGGCGTATCACGGGGGCACGCTGGAGGAGCGCATGGTGTTGACCGTCGAACCCGGCCTGTACTTCCACCCGAACGACGAGACCGTGCCGCCGGAGCTGCGCGGCATCGGCGTCCGCACCGAGGACGACCTGTTGGTCACCTCGGGAGCACCCGAGGTGCTGTCCTCGGAGCTGCCGATCCACTCGGCCGACATCGAGCGGTGGGTGCGGGACCACCAGAGCTGA
- a CDS encoding DNA alkylation repair protein, with protein MPFADELIGSNTVQVLTEAIETAAPDAPLIGLRAAEAQLGPLSLRERSDLLRYALLADLPGDYDSFAATIRRARDEATQFSGWLIWPVTSAVAAKAIDEGSAEAFDDALNLLGELTSLLSSEFAIRALLNHDLDRAMAKIYHWAGSSDVDLRRLASEGTRPFLPWAVRVPAILAEPQTTLPILDALYRDEAEYVRRSVANHLNDLSRQEPELVVATATAWLAEPDANTVHVVRHGLRSLIKKGHPEALSLLGFTPARLEVTGPIPATDSVTIGETLTFTASVRNLDTEPAQLAIDYIVHHQKASGVQTGKTFKLTTKTLEPGETYDITREHSFKVITTRRYHPGAHAVELQINGISSGRAEFTLLAED; from the coding sequence ATGCCCTTCGCCGACGAACTGATCGGCTCCAACACCGTGCAGGTCCTCACCGAGGCCATTGAGACCGCAGCGCCGGACGCGCCGCTGATCGGGCTGCGGGCCGCCGAGGCCCAGCTGGGCCCGCTGTCGTTGCGGGAGCGCAGTGACCTGCTGCGGTATGCGTTATTGGCCGACCTGCCGGGGGACTACGACTCCTTCGCGGCCACGATCCGCCGGGCGCGGGACGAGGCGACCCAGTTCAGCGGTTGGCTTATCTGGCCGGTCACCAGCGCCGTCGCGGCCAAGGCCATCGACGAGGGCAGCGCCGAGGCCTTCGACGACGCGCTGAACCTGCTGGGCGAGCTGACCTCGCTGCTCAGCTCCGAGTTCGCCATCCGGGCCCTGCTCAACCACGATCTCGACCGGGCGATGGCCAAGATCTATCACTGGGCGGGCTCCTCGGACGTCGACCTGCGGCGGCTCGCCTCGGAGGGCACCCGGCCGTTTCTGCCGTGGGCGGTGCGGGTGCCCGCGATCCTGGCGGAACCGCAGACGACCCTGCCGATCCTCGACGCGCTCTACCGGGACGAGGCCGAATACGTCCGCCGGTCGGTGGCCAACCATCTCAACGACCTGAGCCGACAGGAACCGGAACTCGTGGTGGCCACGGCGACGGCCTGGCTGGCCGAGCCCGACGCCAACACCGTGCACGTCGTCCGGCACGGCCTGCGCAGCCTCATCAAGAAGGGGCACCCGGAGGCGTTGAGCCTGCTGGGCTTCACCCCGGCCCGGCTGGAGGTGACGGGGCCGATCCCGGCCACCGATTCCGTCACCATCGGCGAGACGTTGACCTTCACCGCCTCGGTCCGCAACCTCGACACCGAACCCGCGCAGCTGGCGATCGACTACATCGTGCATCACCAGAAGGCGAGCGGCGTGCAGACCGGCAAGACCTTCAAACTCACCACGAAGACCCTCGAACCGGGCGAGACCTACGACATCACCCGTGAGCACTCCTTCAAGGTGATCACCACCCGTAGGTACCACCCCGGTGCCCACGCCGTGGAACTCCAGATCAACGGGATCTCCTCCGGTCGCGCCGAATTCACACTGTTGGCCGAGGACTAG
- a CDS encoding winged helix-turn-helix transcriptional regulator, translated as MTTRTAAQAHTAARIAHREHCVRCPTNRMLDRIGEKWVALIIKELSGGLRRYGELGRAIPGASQKMLTQALRNLERDGLLTRTVTPEVPARVDYELTALGHSLLPVIQAVAQWADQHIEQIDSARAAHDARGR; from the coding sequence ATGACCACTCGCACCGCAGCGCAAGCCCACACGGCGGCCCGCATCGCCCACCGGGAGCACTGTGTCCGCTGCCCGACCAATCGGATGCTCGACCGCATCGGTGAGAAGTGGGTTGCGCTGATCATCAAGGAACTGTCCGGCGGGCTTCGACGCTATGGCGAGCTGGGTAGGGCGATTCCCGGGGCCAGTCAGAAGATGCTGACGCAGGCACTGCGGAACCTGGAGCGAGACGGCCTGCTCACCCGCACGGTCACGCCCGAGGTGCCCGCCAGGGTGGACTACGAACTGACCGCGCTGGGCCACAGCCTGCTGCCGGTCATCCAGGCCGTGGCGCAGTGGGCCGACCAACACATCGAACAGATCGACAGCGCCCGTGCGGCGCACGATGCCCGAGGCCGCTGA